One genomic window of Solanum stenotomum isolate F172 chromosome 9, ASM1918654v1, whole genome shotgun sequence includes the following:
- the LOC125876263 gene encoding uncharacterized exonuclease domain-containing protein At3g15140, whose amino-acid sequence MAMGFSRVPLLRRLPVSSPALPYSSSLQSNRKINISASLSTTEESTSSLIQHTPVRTRWKPMCLYFTQGKCTKMDDPLHIDTFNHNCSLELMRNAARLENLKQQEFEYFLVLDLEGKVEILEFPVLLFDAKTMDVVDLFHRFVRPTKMHEERINQYIEGKYGKLGVDRVWHDTAIPFAEVIEQFEVWLGERQLWRNELGGCLNNAAFVTCGNWDLKTKVPQQCTVAGMKLPPYFMEWINLKDVFLNFYKRRAPGMLSMMRELQIPLSGSHHLGIDDSNNIARVIHHMLTDGAVLQLTAKRNPRSPEKVEFLFKNRIV is encoded by the exons ATGGCTATGGGATTTTCTAGAGTCCCCTTGCTCCGGCGGCTCCCCGTTTCTTCTCCGGCGCTACCTTATTCTTCATCACTTCAATCCAACCGTAAAATCAACATCTCCGCCTCTCTTTCTACAACCGAAGAATCTACTTCTTCCCTGATTCAGCATACACCAGTCCGTACCCGGTGGAAGCCAATGTGTCTCTATTTTACTCAAGGTAAGTGCACTAAG ATGGATGATCCTCTGCATATTGATACGTTTAATCATAATTGCTCGTTAGAGCTTATGCGAAATGCTGCTAGACTTGAGAATTTGAAGCAGCAGGAGTTTGAGTACTTTTTGGTGCTTGATTTGGAGGGTAAAGTTGAGATTCTGGAGTTTCCTGTTCTACTTTTTGATGCTAAAACCATGGATGTGGTTGACTTGTTCCATAG GTTTGTGAGGCCAACAAAAATGCACgaagaaagaataaatcaatatatagaaGGGAAATATGGAAAGCTAGGAGTTGATCG TGTCTGGCATGATACAGCTATACCATTTGCGGAAGTTATCGAGCAGTTTGAAGTTTGGCTAGGTGAACGCCAGTTGTGGAGAAATGAACTGGGTGGCTGTCTTAATAATGCTGCCTTTGTTACTTG TGGGAACTGGGATCTGAAGACTAAAGTTCCCCAGCAGTGCACCGTGGCAGGGATGAAATTGCCACCGTATTTCATGGAATGGATTAATCTGAAGGATGTGTTTCTGAACTTCTACAAGAGGAGG GCGCCAGGAATGCTCTCAATGATGAGGGAACTCCAGATTCCCTTGTCTGGAAGCCATCACCTTGGAATAGATGATTCAAACAATATAGCAAGAGTAATACACCACATGCTAACTGATGGTGCCGTTTTGCAGTTAACAGCTAAAAGAAACCCCCGTTCTCCTGAAAAAgttgaatttctttttaagaatcGCATTGTATAA
- the LOC125875598 gene encoding uncharacterized protein LOC125875598 — translation MRFSRIASVESSRTDTKLVYSRARKKHKRLDEVCEETYNQNHNGVDKVETSEWNGEESEVELRRSSRVRKTPVVLDASPPPARKRQKIDRSGVRSGSRLEKGDVVKVESPCSTSNHLEEGTSSWGLRLRARSKRTTNRVRNSVDSSPVGKRKIFQDVDELKEETELEVGELDKEEDSECEKSTIVKSKRPGRIKASNVMVTAQQETGTGGGVEDGKMVDQEELLHVRDETYDGISTTRFKEGVEDGNAALPLDNEDKAQLETCVEPEECHATDQVSMLEQDLQRRNEVSVMVIDQKDGVEGGLLPNDGKDGGTEKQAEDEVDRVDYAQEKDGGTEDQAEDEVDRVDYAQEKDEGVFSDKALEMEKVVKKECASDSTLRKRRIREGRHCGLCGGGTDGKPPKKLVYGAASDDEAHSGSSASDEPNYDMWDGFGDEPGWLGRLLGPINDRYGIAGIWVHQQCAVWSPEVYFAGLGCLKNVRAALCRGRVLKCSRCGRPGATIGCRVDRCPKTYHLPCARANGCIFDHRKFLIACTDHRHLFQPYGSNYLQRIKKLKARKMKFELRKLSNDALRKDVDAEEKWLENCGEDEEFLKRESKRLHRDLLRIAPVYIGGSNSDAGVHFQGWDSVAGLQDVIQCMKEVVILPLLYPELFSSLGLTPPRGVLLHGYPGTGKTLIVRALIGSCARGDKRIAYFARKGADCLGKYVGDAERQLRLLFQVAEKSQPSVIFFDEIDGLAPCRGRQQDQTHSSVVSTLLALMDGLKSRGSVVVIGATNRPDAVDPALRRPGRFDREIYFPLPSVKDRESILSLHTKKWPKPVSGPVLKWIASKTVGFAGADLQALCTQAAIIALKRSFPLHKRLSAVVKVPNAACPPLPNFKVEERDWVEALTCAPPPCSRREAGMAANDVVSAPLHTFLVPCLLQPLSRLIVSLYLDERLWLPPLLFKAAEFVKDVVLSAMVEKKLPSNNWQSYVNVLLQEPDVISQIENRFVRANILDGDANIGGFDAVDDGNVHGLSNSQPSKLQWAGARPKLLKNIFHMAGKKSGFRILISGNPRSGQRHLASSLLHCFVGNVDVQKVDLATISQEGHGDVIQGLTQILMRCASVEKCMIFMPRVDLWAMETSDLVCQEDGCSLLNPESLGKDEERSFNHSADQAGDALKRASYLWSSFVEQVESICMATSVMLLATSDVPLEALPVRVRQFFKSQPLNSSIPFPLEDSVSRFSEQLDRNFDQECLIDSSAAKLSKDIAQHFIQLIHRTNHVHLQTCNDEASDKSEGDAAIECQRSDLRSTIEPVNKQCPLPTAAIANSRNVKGKSNLMLAITTFGYQILRYPHFAELCWFTSKLREGPCVDINGPWKGWPFNSCVIRPIISTGNVTLPPNNNKGKEKYRMVRGLIAIGLLAYRGKYSSVREVSAEVRKVLELLVEQINDKIQNGRDRYQFVRLLSQVAYLDDMVNSWVYSLQSLGGDSQLAEANPKIGCAGLPESADAPENTPLREGGCELEEPLDKAETLETCRPELTAENCTPANPEANGVSNFPDIGAVEHEPLHLVAVNHSAPSRQVTCSVHSVLNDNSCMPDDTDKHLGNIGDSVLKRQSNGLMELNIDDVQEDGSNHSRDGCGIDEHSNYTLSSNSNGRLSTLNNLEIGDSNQKSVGNNIGLECSNISSNLSTDSSIVCLYRCCPQCLLNLQRILKKMLSYEWGLKKAEFIVEDAYDFLASLAANLHSALRVWLLANDSTSFDEKRVQERYSESFECKQTNLCECRNLENRLIKLIECNCHLKSSVQTEKCKSSQNFSLEFIFRDGVLTNLDEKDVSTHCKFETLCLCSLVEWIVMRKKTT, via the exons ATGCGATTTTCGCGGATAGCGTCGGTTGAGAGTAGTAGGACGGATACGAAATTGGTGTATTCTAGGGCTAGGAAGAAACATAAAAGACTAGATGAAGTTTGTGAAGAAACGTATAATCAGAATCATAATGGTGTTGATAAAGTTGAAACGAGTGAGTGGAATGGTGAGGAGAGTGAGGTTGAGCTACGGAGGAGCTCTAGGGTTAGAAAAACTCCTGTTGTGCTTGATGCATCGCCTCCTCCTGCGAGGAAGCGTCAGAAGATTGATAGGAGTGGGGTGAGAAGTGGTAGCAGGTTGGAGAAAGGAGATGTGGTGAAGGTGgagtcaccttgttcaacttcCAACCATTTGGAAGAAGGCACTAGTTCTTGGGGATTGAGATTGAGAGCTAGGAGTAAGAGAACGACTAATAGAGTGAGGAATAGTGTGGATTCGTCTCCGGTGGGTAAAAGGAAGATTTTTCAGGATGTTGACGAGCTGAAGGAAGAAACAGAGTTAGAGGTTGGAGAGTTGGATAAAGAAGAAGATAGTGAATGTGAAAAGTCAACTATAGTTAAGTCGAAGAGACCTGGAAGAATAAAAGCTTCAAATGTAATGGTTACTGCGCAGCAAGAAACTGGTACAGGTGGTGGTGTGGAGGATGGTAAGATGGTAGACCAGGAAGAGCTGCTACATGTGAGGGATGAAACATATGACGGCATTTCAACAACTAGATTTAAGGAGGGGGTTGAGGATGGCAATGCGGCATTGCCGTTAGATAACGAAGACAAGGCTCAGTTAGAGACTTGTGTAGAGCCAGAAGAATGCCACGCGACTGACCAGGTGAGTATGCTGGAACAGGATTTGCAAAGAAGAAATGAAGTGAGTGTTATGGTGATTGACCAAAAGGATGGTGTGGAAGGTGGTTTACTTCCTAATGATGGAAAAGATGGAGGCACAGAGAAGCAAGCTGAAGATGAAGTTGACAGAGTTGATTATGCCCAGGAAAAAGATGGAGGCACAGAGGATCAAGCTGAAGATGAAGTCGACAGAGTTGATTATGCCCAGGAAAAAGATGAAGGTGTTTTTAGTGATAAAGCTCTGGAAATGGAGAAGGTGGTCAAGAAAGAATGTGCTTCTGATAGTACTTTGAGAAAGCGGCGAATAAGAGAGGGAAGACATTGTGGTTTGTGTGGAGGAGGTACTGATGGTAAACCTCCAAAAAAGCTAGTTTATGGGGCTGCCAGTGATGATGAAGCACACAGTGGGTCCTCTGCTTCTGATGAACCTAACTATGACATGTGGGATGGATTTGGTGATGAACCTGGCTGGCTTGGGCGCCTCTTGGGGCCCATAAATGATCGGTATGGTATAGCTGGGATTTGGGTACATCAGCAATGTGCTGTATGGAGTCCAGAG GTTTATTTTGCTGGCTTGGGATGCTTGAAAAACGTTAGAGCAGCGCTCTGCAGGGGAAGGGTCTTAAAATGCAGCCGCTGTGGAAGGCCCGGGGCAACAATTGGTTGCCGTGTTGATAGATGTCCCAAAACTTATCACCTG CCTTGTGCACGGGCAAATGGCTGCATCTTTGACCATCGTAAATTTCTCATTGCCTGTACAGATCACCGACATCTCTTCCAACCATATGGAAGTAATTATTTGCAACGTATAAAGAAATTGAAAGCTAGAAAAATGAAGTTTGAGCTGAGAAAGTTGTCAAATGATGCATTGCGCAAGGATGTTGATGCAGAGGAAAAATGGTTAGAGAACTGTGGAGAGGATGAGGAGTTTTTGAAACGTGAAAGCAAGAGACTTCATCGAGATCTATTGAGAATCGCGCCTGTATATATTGGAGGCTCAAACTCCGATGCTGGTGTACACTTTCAGGGTTGGGACTCTGTTGCCGGGCTCCAAGATGTCATCCAATGTATGAAAGAGGTTGTCATCTTACCACTTTTGTATCCTGAGCTCTTTAGTTCTCTGGGGCTTACACCTCCTAGAGGAGTTCTTTTGCACGGATATCCTGGGACAGGTAAAACTTTGATAGTACGGGCACTGATTGGTTCATGTGCACGCGGTGATAAACGAATAGCATATTTTGCCCGTAAAGGGGCAGATTGTTTGGGAAAGTATGTCGGAGATGCTGAACGTCAGTTAAGACTTCTTTTTCAGGTAGCCGAGAAATCTCAACCTTCTGTCATTTTCTTCGATGAAATAGATGGTTTGGCACCTTGCCGTGGTAGGCAGCAAGACCAGACACATAGTTCAGTCGTGTCCACTTTGCTTGCTCTAATGGATGGTTTAAAATCTAGAGGTTCAGTTGTTGTAATAGGTGCCACAAATCGTCCGGATGCTGTTGATCCCGCATTAAGGCGTCCGGGTAGGTTTGATCGTGAGATTTATTTTCCACTTCCATCTGTTAAGGACAGAGAATCTATTCTTTCATTGCATACAAAGAAATGGCCTAAGCCAGTGTCTGGACCAGTACTCAAGTGGATAGCTAGCAAGACAGTGGGCTTTGCTGGTGCTGATTTGCAGGCTCTGTGTACTCAGGCAGCCATAATTGCTCTAAAAAGGAGCTTTCCCTTGCATAAGCGACTCTCTGCAGTTGTGAAGGTGCCCAATGCTGCATGTCCCCCTCTTCCCAATTTTAAGGTGGAGGAGAGGGATTGGGTAGAGGCTCTTACATGTGCACCACCTCCATGTTCACGTAGAGAAGCTGGAATGGCTGCAAACGATGTGGTTTCAGCACCTCTACACACCTTTCTTGTTCCATGTCTGCTGCAACCCCTTAGTAGATTGATTGTATCCCTTTATCTGGACGAACGCCTCTGGTTGCCGCCTCTACTCTTCAAAGCTGCTGAATTTGTAAAAGATGTTGTTCTTTCTGCAATGGTTGAGAAGAAATTACCAAGCAATAATTGGCAGTCCTATGTTAATGTTTTGCTTCAAGAGCCAGATGTTATCAGTCAGATTGAGAATCGCTTTGTACGTGCCAACATTCTGGATGGAGATGCTAATATTGGTGGTTTTGATGCTGTTGATGATGGCAATGTTCATGGTCTCTCTAATTCTCAACCATCAAAATTGCAGTGGGCAGGGGCTCGGcctaaattgttgaagaatatcTTTCATATGGCTGGAAAGAAATCGGGATTTAGAATACTAATTTCTGGAAACCCAAGATCTGGCCAAAGGCATCTTGCTTCCTCTCTTCTTCATTGTTTTGTTGGTAATGTCGATGTCCAGAAGGTGGATTTGGCTACTATTTCTCAAGAAGGACATGGAGATGTCATTCAGGGGTTGACGCAGATACTGA TGAGATGTGCTAGTGTGGAGAAGTGCATGATATTTATGCCAAGAGTTGATTTATGGGCCATGGAAACATCTGACCTAGTCTGTCAAGAGGATGGTTGCTCTTTATTAAACCCTGAATCATTAGGCAAGGATGAGGAAAGGAGCTTTAACCATAGTGCTGACCAGGCTGGAGATGCTCTCAAAAGAGCCTCCTATCTGTGGAGCTCCTTTGTTGAGCAAGTGGAAAGTATATGCATGGCCACATCCGTGATGCTTCTG GCTACATCTGATGTACCATTGGAAGCACTCCCTGTTAGAGTGAGGCAGTTCTTTAAAAGTCAGCCATTGAACAGCAGTATCCCGTTTCCCTTGGAAGATTCAGTTTCTAGATTTTCTGAGCAGCTTGAtagaaattttgatcaagaatGTCTGATTGATTCCTCAGCCGCGAAGTTGTCAAAAGATATAGCTCAGCACTTCATTCAGCTGATTCATCGTACAAACCATGTCCACTTGCAGACATGCAATGATGAAGCTAGTGATAAATCTGAGGGCGATGCTGCCATAGAATGTCAGAGGTCAGATCTTAGATCAACCATTGAGCCTGTGAATAAACAATGTCCACTTCCTACTGCTGCAATAGCCAACAGTAGAAATGTAAAAGGGAAATCAAACTTGATGTTAGCAATTACCACATTTGGCTATCAAATTCTGCGATATCCTCATTTTGCTGAACTTTGCTGGTTTACATCCAAGTTAAGAGAAGGTCCTTGTGTTGACATAAATGGACCTTGGAAGGGTTGGCCGTTCAATTCTTGTGTCATTCGTCCTATTATCTCAACGGGAAATGTTACCCTTCCACCCAACAATAATAAAGGCAAAGAGAAATACCGTATGGTGCGAGGCCTGATAGCTATTGGATTGTTGGCATACAGAGGCAAATACTCATCCGTCAGAGAAGTTTCTGCAGAGGTTCGAAAAGTTCTTGAGCTTCTGGTTGAACAGATCAATGATAAAATTCAGAATGGGAGGGATAGGTATCAATTTGTTCGTCTTTTATCCCAAGTTGCTTATCTCGATGACATGGTTAATAGCTGGGTTTATTCGTTGCAGAG TTTAGGGGGAGACTCTCAACTTGCAGAGGCAAACCCAAAGATTGGTTGTGCTGGACTTCCAGAAAGTGCTGATGCTCCTGAGAATACACCTCTGAGGGAGGGAGGTTGCGAGCTAGAAGAACCCCTTGACAAAGCAGAGACATTAGAAACATGTCGTCCAGAATTAACTGCTGAAAATTGTACGCCTGCTAATCCAGAAGCAAATGGTGTTTCTAATTTTCCAGATATCGGAGCTGTAGAACACGAGCCTCTCCACTTGGTGGCTGTAAACCATTCTGCCCCTTCTAGGCAAGTTACTTGTTCTGTACACAGTGTTCTTAATGATAATTCATGCATGCCAGATGATACTGACAAACATTTAGGAAATATTGGAGATAGTGTATTAAAGAGACAATCTAATGGGCTCATGGAGTTAAACATTGATGATGTTCAAGAGGATGGTAGTAATCATTCCAGGGACGGGTGTGGCATTGATGAGCATTCTAATTATACTTTGAGTTCCAACTCAAATGGCAGATTGTCCACTCTGAACAACCTTGAAATTGGAGATAGCAACCAAAAGTCTGTTGGCAATAACATAGGTCTTGAATGTTCAAATATATCTTCCAATCTTTCTACTGATTCTAGCATAGTGTGTTTATATCGGTGCTGTCCTCAGTGCCTGCTGAACCTTCAGCGCATCTTGAAAAAAATGCTTTCCTACGAGTGGGGACTTAAAAAGGCCGAGTTTATAGTAGAGGATGCTTATGACTTTCTGGCCTCGTTAGCTGCAAATCTTCATTCGGCTTTGAGGGTATGGTTGCTGGCTAATGATTCAACTTCGTTTGATGAGAAGCGAGTACAAGAAAGGTACAGTGAATCCTTTGAATGCAAGCAAACTAACTTGTGTGAATGTAGAAACTTAGAGAACAGGTTAATCAAGCTGATAGAATGCAACTGCCATTTGAAAAGCAGTGTCCAAACTGAGAAATGCAAATCTTCTCAGAATTTTTCTCTGGAGTTTATATTTAGAGATGGTGTACTGACCAATTTAGATGAGAAGGATGTCTCTACTCATTGTAAATTTGAGACTTTATGCCTTTGTTCTCTTGTAGAGTGGATAGTAATGAGAAAAAAAACCACTTGA